In one Bryobacteraceae bacterium genomic region, the following are encoded:
- a CDS encoding HD domain-containing protein — translation MENKGLYINELPQSGEVTFLAVVIEKELRPKRNGGSFLSVRLADRSGELDAKVWDNPEGVAQLFDCNDVVKVRGAIEHYNDKPQLIVSRIRRCEASEYTAADFYPASTRDPEEMFGELGAFVAMVRDEPLRQLLESIVNDASISQRLKTAPAAMKIHHAFRGGLLEHIVSLCNLAAALTAHYPRLNLDWLIAGAILHDLGKIETLELTGVRFAYTTRGQLIEHVTLGLEILEKHVGRFPAFPLELKTILQHFIVSHHGDLDKGALRRPMLPEAFALSLLDLMDARLEQVFRSIDSAPVGDEFTSYVPSLERQLFRRFEEEPERGGRPQTMEGGKAA, via the coding sequence ATGGAAAACAAGGGTCTCTATATCAACGAACTGCCCCAGTCAGGTGAGGTCACATTCCTGGCCGTGGTCATCGAGAAGGAATTGCGGCCGAAGAGGAATGGCGGATCATTCTTGTCGGTCCGCCTCGCGGACCGAAGTGGCGAATTGGACGCCAAAGTCTGGGACAACCCCGAAGGCGTTGCCCAATTGTTTGACTGCAACGACGTCGTAAAGGTTCGCGGCGCGATCGAGCACTACAACGACAAGCCGCAGCTCATTGTGAGCCGGATTCGGCGTTGTGAAGCGAGCGAGTATACCGCTGCGGATTTCTATCCCGCGTCAACCCGCGATCCCGAGGAGATGTTCGGCGAGTTGGGCGCATTCGTTGCGATGGTGCGCGATGAACCACTTCGCCAACTATTGGAGTCGATCGTGAACGACGCCTCGATCAGCCAGCGGCTCAAGACTGCGCCGGCAGCGATGAAGATCCATCACGCTTTCCGGGGAGGGTTATTGGAGCACATCGTTTCGCTCTGCAACCTGGCCGCGGCATTGACCGCACACTATCCTCGCCTCAACTTGGATTGGCTGATCGCTGGAGCCATTCTTCACGACCTCGGGAAGATCGAAACGCTCGAATTGACTGGGGTACGTTTCGCCTACACGACGCGGGGGCAGTTGATCGAGCACGTGACGCTCGGCCTGGAGATTCTCGAAAAGCACGTCGGACGCTTCCCTGCGTTTCCGCTCGAACTCAAGACGATCCTGCAACACTTCATCGTGAGCCATCACGGCGACCTGGACAAAGGCGCCCTGCGGCGGCCGATGCTGCCGGAGGCGTTTGCGCTTTCGCTCCTGGATCTGATGGACGCGCGGCTGGAACAGGTGTTCCGGTCGATCGATTCGGCCCCGGTCGGTGACGAGTTCACATCATATGTCCCGTCGCTCGAACGGCAGTTGTTCCGCAGATTCGAGGAAGAGCCAGAGCGGGGCGGAAGACCGCAAACCATGGAGGGAGGTAAAGCAGCATGA
- a CDS encoding siphovirus Gp157 family protein: protein MSTAPIAITAEEVAKGLSMFEIDEGLEALVEAAEQEAEANNGEISESIKTALATYAEAFGYKVDRIANYLKAQKAESELAQREAERFQARHKAAENREKRLKQMLVWFMISRNTLKLRGALNTISLQANSAPSLVIQDTTYIPSSFYRAKVELTWPEWREIVESLPPSSLRDRLSDAEGRTVQKELQRGILSDALARGEAIAGVSLVKGSHVRLR, encoded by the coding sequence ATGAGTACCGCACCAATTGCGATCACAGCGGAAGAAGTGGCTAAAGGGCTAAGCATGTTCGAGATCGACGAGGGACTGGAGGCTCTGGTCGAAGCAGCAGAGCAGGAAGCCGAGGCGAACAATGGTGAGATTTCGGAGAGCATCAAAACAGCCCTGGCAACCTATGCCGAAGCATTCGGATACAAAGTGGATCGCATCGCGAACTACCTGAAGGCTCAGAAAGCGGAGTCGGAACTGGCTCAACGCGAGGCGGAGCGTTTCCAAGCACGGCACAAGGCAGCAGAAAACCGCGAAAAGCGTCTGAAGCAGATGCTCGTCTGGTTCATGATCTCCCGGAACACGCTGAAGTTGCGGGGTGCTCTGAATACGATCAGCCTACAGGCCAATAGCGCACCGTCGCTGGTGATTCAGGACACCACCTACATTCCCTCCAGTTTCTACCGGGCGAAGGTAGAGCTTACATGGCCAGAGTGGCGCGAGATCGTGGAATCGCTGCCGCCAAGCTCCCTGCGGGACCGTCTCAGCGACGCAGAGGGCAGGACCGTGCAGAAGGAGCTACAACGGGGAATTCTGTCCGACGCCTTAGCGCGCGGCGAAGCGATCGCCGGGGTATCGCTTGTCAAGGGGAGCCACGTGCGGCTGCGATGA
- a CDS encoding heavy metal translocating P-type ATPase, whose translation MTGRSITIRIHGMDCAEEVGVLKREIGPLVGGEENLTFDILNGRMTATAGGGDLRVEEILVRINSAGMRGEVWQAGTRPRQERGWWDVHGRLTLTISSGLLALAAFLSHLYQAGSLSGILGSEGMGVHHAIPFTVRFVYALSILCGGWYILPKAWFAVRRLRPDMNLLMTVAVIGAAIIGEWFEASSVAFLFALSLTLESWSVGRARRAVEGLLSLTPATVRLAGASGETHEAAPESVPVGALFLVKPGERIALDGEVVSGNSHVNQAPITGESVPVEKAAGAAVYAGTVNGQGALEVRSTRPAGETALAHIIRMVGAAQHRRAPSERWVDGFARIYTPSVMALAICVFLGPPLLWDQPFNDWIYRSLVLLVIACPCALVISTPVSIVAALAAAAREGVLIKGGQFVEAPAHLKALALDKTGTLTEGSLIVTEILPLNDFSENDVLEVAAALESHSDHPLAQAIVEYARQRNVKPLDLRGLENLTGQGVTARIDGVAYWVGSHRYLEERAQETKELHERLTLTAEQGKTVVLVGNDHQVMGLLALADQVRSQAPKAVLELRACGVEHIVMLTGDNRPTAEAIAREAGISEVRAELLPADKVSAVEELVERYKTVGMVGDGINDAPAMGRASIGIAMGAIGSDTAIEAADIALMSDDLLKLPWLIRHSRRTLTIIRQNIVASLAVKAVFVALTFLGHASLWTAIAADMGVSLLVIFNALRLLRPGR comes from the coding sequence GTGACAGGAAGATCGATCACGATTCGGATTCATGGCATGGATTGTGCCGAGGAAGTCGGTGTTCTCAAGCGAGAAATCGGACCGCTCGTCGGAGGCGAGGAGAACCTGACTTTCGATATTTTGAATGGAAGAATGACCGCGACGGCCGGCGGCGGCGATCTGCGTGTGGAAGAGATTCTTGTGCGAATCAATTCCGCCGGCATGCGTGGAGAGGTGTGGCAGGCGGGAACCAGGCCCCGGCAAGAGAGGGGCTGGTGGGACGTCCATGGGCGCTTGACCCTGACGATCAGCAGTGGACTCCTCGCCCTGGCGGCTTTCCTGAGCCATCTTTATCAGGCGGGTAGCCTCTCCGGGATCCTGGGCTCCGAGGGGATGGGTGTTCACCACGCAATCCCTTTCACTGTTCGGTTCGTTTACGCCCTCAGCATCCTCTGTGGCGGATGGTACATTCTCCCGAAGGCCTGGTTCGCCGTGCGCCGCTTGCGGCCGGACATGAACCTCCTCATGACAGTCGCCGTCATAGGCGCCGCCATCATCGGCGAATGGTTCGAGGCTTCCTCAGTCGCCTTTCTTTTTGCGCTCTCATTGACTCTCGAATCCTGGAGTGTCGGCCGCGCGCGCCGCGCGGTCGAAGGGCTGCTCAGCCTCACTCCAGCGACCGTGCGCCTGGCCGGAGCGAGCGGCGAGACCCACGAAGCCGCTCCTGAAAGCGTCCCCGTGGGGGCACTCTTCCTGGTCAAGCCCGGCGAACGAATTGCCCTCGACGGCGAAGTGGTCAGCGGCAACAGCCACGTGAATCAGGCGCCCATTACTGGCGAAAGCGTTCCGGTGGAGAAGGCTGCGGGAGCTGCCGTCTACGCGGGAACGGTGAACGGTCAAGGCGCTCTGGAGGTCCGCTCCACTCGGCCGGCTGGGGAAACCGCCTTGGCCCACATCATCCGCATGGTGGGCGCGGCCCAGCACCGGCGCGCCCCCTCCGAACGATGGGTGGACGGCTTCGCCAGAATCTACACCCCGTCGGTGATGGCTCTCGCCATCTGTGTTTTTCTCGGTCCTCCTCTGCTTTGGGACCAACCCTTCAACGACTGGATCTATCGTTCGCTCGTGCTCCTCGTCATAGCCTGCCCCTGTGCGCTTGTGATCTCGACGCCTGTCAGTATCGTGGCCGCGTTGGCTGCGGCAGCAAGAGAAGGGGTCCTCATCAAGGGCGGACAATTCGTAGAAGCGCCCGCGCATCTAAAGGCACTGGCGCTCGACAAGACCGGTACTCTGACGGAAGGAAGTCTCATAGTCACTGAGATCCTCCCCCTCAACGACTTTTCCGAGAATGACGTGCTGGAAGTTGCCGCAGCCTTGGAGTCCCACAGTGATCACCCGTTGGCCCAAGCCATCGTCGAATACGCCAGACAACGAAACGTCAAGCCGCTCGATCTGCGCGGCCTTGAGAACCTGACGGGCCAAGGCGTTACGGCGCGAATCGATGGAGTGGCGTACTGGGTCGGGTCTCATCGATACCTTGAGGAGCGCGCTCAGGAAACCAAAGAACTTCATGAGCGTCTGACCCTAACCGCCGAACAAGGGAAGACGGTCGTCCTGGTGGGCAACGATCACCAGGTAATGGGGCTCCTGGCGCTCGCGGATCAGGTTCGCTCCCAAGCTCCCAAAGCGGTCCTCGAACTTCGCGCCTGTGGCGTGGAACACATCGTAATGCTGACAGGTGACAATCGTCCTACTGCTGAAGCGATCGCGAGGGAGGCCGGCATCTCCGAGGTTCGGGCAGAGTTGCTCCCCGCCGACAAGGTGTCTGCAGTCGAGGAGCTTGTAGAGCGGTACAAGACGGTCGGTATGGTTGGTGATGGAATTAACGACGCCCCAGCTATGGGACGCGCTTCCATCGGGATTGCGATGGGAGCAATCGGAAGTGACACGGCGATCGAGGCGGCCGACATAGCACTCATGTCGGATGACCTGTTGAAGCTCCCCTGGCTCATTCGACACTCGCGGAGAACCTTGACCATCATTCGTCAGAACATCGTTGCGTCGCTGGCAGTGAAAGCCGTGTTCGTAGCCCTGACGTTTTTGGGGCATGCCTCTCTCTGGACAGCGATCGCCGCAGACATGGGCGTTTCTCTACTTGTGATTTTCAACGCGCTCAGACTACTTCGACCCGGGAGGTGA
- a CDS encoding CusA/CzcA family heavy metal efflux RND transporter, with amino-acid sequence MQKLIALSLEYRFLVPLVTLLVAGFGLLSLQKLPIDAVPDITPNQVLVLTKAPSLSPVEVEQFLTFPVEFAMSGLPGVERVQSVSKYGLSYVAVYFKDDMNPYFCRQLVMERLPQAKETIPAGMANPEIGPIATGLGEIFQFKVTGEGQSLMDLRSILDWDVAPKLRTVPGIVEVNAHGGQLKTYEVQVDADKLMAYRISLSKVIEALESNNANAGGAYLERSEQQSLIRGEALIGTLKDIEDIVLGVSPSGTPILVRNVAEVRFAPMVRQGFATQDAKGEVVIGVAMMLIQENSRVVAERVRAKLQDIQRTLPPGARIEPLYDRTDLVRRTIGTVSRNLIEGGLLVVAVLLLLLGSFKGGLIVSAAIPLSMLVAFMGMVYAGISGNLMSLGAIDFGLIVDGSVVMVENILRRLGHRKAGEDVLTIIRSAGQEVARPIFFGVLIIVLVYVPILTLGGVEGKMFRPMAMTVLFALAASLVIALTLMPVACWYAFRRKVSEKETWLMKRLSSLYAPGLRTAIRFPLVTASVAVLVFAASLGVAPFLGAEFIPTLDEGSIVVMMYRVPGISVAESLHGNEIIESVLHHFPEVETVVSRTGRPEVATDPMAIDQSDVYVYLKPVSQWPKARTKEDLIAAMKVALLKEAPGAAYSFSQPIQMRTQELMEAGIRSDIAVKLYGPDLEVLREKAEQIARVVERVQGAADVRAERVAGLPYLRVRVRREAIARHGLNASDVLATVEAIGGKPVSQIVEGNRRFVLQVRFDEAQRNSAEAIRNLKVGDHEGHFIPLSQLADVIDEEGPAQISRENGQRRISVEINVRGRDLAGFVAEARRAVDRSVTVPEGYTLDWGGKFEQLESASQRLVIAVPVTLLLIFVLLYLNFKRIVPAAIIFLNVPLAATGGIFALFFRGMPFSISAGVGFIALFGIAVLNGVVLLSFVNQLREEGTTIEEAVRRGAETRLRPVLMTALVASLGFLPMAFSHGAGAEVQRPLATVVIGGLITSTLLTLLVVPSLYFHIESRRNRT; translated from the coding sequence ATGCAGAAGCTGATCGCGTTGTCTCTCGAATACCGGTTTCTCGTGCCGCTGGTGACGCTGCTCGTTGCGGGGTTCGGACTCCTTTCATTGCAGAAGTTGCCTATAGACGCCGTTCCGGACATCACCCCCAATCAAGTCCTGGTACTTACGAAGGCTCCCAGCCTCTCACCAGTGGAAGTGGAGCAGTTCCTCACTTTCCCGGTCGAGTTTGCCATGAGCGGGCTTCCGGGAGTGGAACGGGTCCAGTCGGTCTCGAAGTACGGTCTCTCCTACGTTGCGGTCTACTTCAAAGACGATATGAACCCCTATTTTTGCCGCCAGCTCGTGATGGAGCGGCTGCCGCAGGCGAAGGAGACCATCCCGGCGGGCATGGCCAATCCGGAAATAGGCCCGATTGCCACCGGACTGGGGGAAATCTTCCAGTTTAAGGTCACCGGAGAAGGTCAGTCACTGATGGACCTGAGGAGCATTCTCGACTGGGATGTCGCTCCAAAGCTCCGGACGGTGCCTGGCATCGTCGAAGTAAACGCGCATGGTGGGCAGCTAAAGACCTACGAGGTTCAGGTTGATGCGGACAAGCTCATGGCGTATCGGATTTCACTCAGCAAGGTGATCGAAGCCCTTGAGAGCAACAATGCCAATGCAGGTGGCGCTTATTTGGAACGGTCCGAGCAGCAGTCACTGATTCGCGGGGAAGCGCTTATCGGCACCCTGAAGGATATCGAGGATATCGTTCTCGGAGTCTCGCCTTCCGGCACACCGATTCTGGTGAGGAACGTCGCTGAGGTACGCTTCGCTCCCATGGTTCGTCAGGGATTCGCCACCCAGGACGCTAAAGGAGAGGTGGTGATCGGCGTGGCCATGATGCTCATCCAAGAGAATTCGCGCGTAGTCGCGGAACGGGTGCGAGCCAAGCTTCAAGATATCCAGCGAACACTGCCGCCAGGCGCACGCATTGAGCCTCTCTACGACCGCACCGATCTGGTGCGGCGGACCATCGGAACGGTCAGCCGCAACCTGATTGAGGGCGGTCTCCTCGTCGTGGCCGTTCTCCTGCTCCTGCTCGGAAGTTTCAAAGGTGGGCTTATCGTTTCGGCTGCGATTCCGCTCTCGATGCTGGTCGCCTTCATGGGAATGGTGTACGCGGGAATCTCAGGGAACCTTATGAGTCTCGGCGCTATCGACTTCGGGCTAATCGTGGACGGCTCGGTCGTCATGGTAGAGAACATTCTTCGACGGCTCGGTCATCGCAAGGCCGGGGAGGACGTGCTCACTATAATTCGCTCTGCTGGACAGGAAGTGGCCCGCCCTATTTTCTTTGGAGTGCTCATCATCGTACTCGTTTATGTCCCGATCCTCACGCTGGGTGGCGTTGAAGGCAAGATGTTCCGTCCGATGGCGATGACTGTACTTTTTGCCCTCGCTGCTTCGCTGGTGATCGCTCTAACGCTGATGCCGGTGGCATGTTGGTATGCATTTCGCCGGAAGGTTTCTGAGAAGGAGACCTGGCTCATGAAGCGGCTCAGTTCCCTGTACGCGCCCGGCTTGCGAACGGCGATCCGCTTCCCGCTCGTGACCGCAAGTGTCGCTGTACTAGTCTTTGCCGCCTCTCTCGGGGTTGCTCCATTCTTGGGGGCAGAATTCATTCCTACCCTCGACGAGGGATCAATCGTAGTAATGATGTACCGGGTGCCTGGCATCTCCGTAGCGGAGTCGCTACACGGCAACGAGATCATCGAAAGCGTACTGCATCACTTCCCCGAGGTAGAAACTGTGGTCAGCCGAACGGGACGGCCTGAAGTCGCAACCGATCCTATGGCAATCGACCAGAGCGACGTCTACGTTTACTTGAAGCCCGTCTCTCAATGGCCGAAGGCGCGCACCAAGGAAGACTTGATCGCAGCGATGAAAGTGGCGCTGCTCAAAGAGGCGCCAGGGGCCGCGTACAGCTTCTCGCAGCCCATTCAAATGCGGACCCAGGAACTCATGGAAGCTGGCATACGCTCCGACATCGCAGTGAAGCTTTACGGCCCGGATCTCGAGGTATTGCGAGAAAAGGCTGAACAGATCGCTCGCGTCGTTGAGCGCGTGCAGGGCGCCGCCGATGTCAGGGCCGAGCGGGTCGCTGGTCTGCCGTATCTCCGCGTTCGAGTTCGGCGCGAAGCAATTGCGCGCCACGGTTTGAACGCATCCGATGTATTGGCCACCGTCGAAGCTATCGGAGGCAAGCCGGTCAGCCAGATTGTCGAAGGCAACCGGCGCTTTGTCCTGCAGGTTCGTTTCGACGAAGCTCAGCGGAATTCGGCAGAAGCCATCCGTAATCTGAAGGTCGGCGACCATGAAGGCCACTTCATCCCGCTGAGCCAACTCGCGGACGTGATCGACGAGGAAGGACCGGCGCAGATCAGCCGGGAGAACGGGCAGCGGCGCATCAGCGTGGAGATCAATGTCCGTGGCCGCGATCTGGCGGGCTTTGTCGCGGAAGCCCGGCGGGCCGTTGACCGGAGCGTGACTGTCCCGGAAGGTTACACGCTCGACTGGGGCGGAAAGTTTGAACAATTGGAGAGCGCCAGTCAGCGCCTGGTGATCGCCGTTCCGGTTACTCTGTTGCTGATCTTCGTCCTGCTCTATCTGAACTTCAAGCGAATCGTGCCGGCGGCCATTATCTTTCTCAACGTGCCGCTCGCGGCTACCGGCGGGATCTTCGCCCTGTTCTTCCGCGGGATGCCTTTCAGCATTTCGGCGGGTGTAGGGTTTATCGCTTTGTTCGGCATCGCCGTACTGAACGGCGTAGTGCTCCTGAGCTTTGTCAACCAGCTTCGCGAGGAGGGCACGACCATCGAAGAGGCCGTCCGGCGCGGAGCAGAGACGCGGCTCCGGCCTGTTTTGATGACGGCTCTTGTAGCAAGTCTCGGTTTCCTCCCAATGGCGTTCTCCCACGGAGCTGGAGCGGAGGTCCAGAGGCCCCTCGCCACTGTAGTCATCGGCGGGCTGATTACGTCCACATTGCTTACGCTTCTCGTGGTCCCCTCGCTCTACTTCCACATCGAGAGCAGGAGGAACAGGACGTGA
- a CDS encoding efflux RND transporter periplasmic adaptor subunit encodes MKNLTLLMAVSIISTGCSRSKEGGPKSEETPRPTKLVQMELEAQKHVGLQVAPVELSQLTEYLQVTGTVQPVDSRLSQVRPLARGRLEGIAVKVGDRVQKGQILARYDNIEAGELASQYASARAELARLNVQFAALAKQTERIKSLSEIGAAPKKDYEMSLAEQQGVEQNTRSQESVLAGISARLRRFGVSPGDAQGGLTATIAAPFEGVVIKVNAAPGKVVEPADELFTIADLSQVWVQAEVYEKDLGRIRVGQPATITVDTYPGERFIGRITYIADFLDPQTRTARVRCAVANPSIRLKLDMFASVQLPTTFSREAVSVPQGALQQLDGKSVVFVRKTPTTFETRTVKVGNTVLNQTEILEGLKPAEPIVVQGAFHLKSIIAGKELGEE; translated from the coding sequence ATGAAGAATCTCACCCTGTTGATGGCTGTCTCGATCATCTCGACTGGGTGCTCCCGGTCAAAGGAAGGAGGACCCAAGTCCGAGGAGACTCCTCGGCCAACCAAGCTAGTTCAGATGGAGCTCGAAGCTCAGAAGCACGTCGGACTACAGGTCGCACCAGTCGAATTGAGTCAGCTAACTGAGTACTTGCAAGTAACGGGCACCGTACAGCCGGTGGATAGCCGTCTCAGCCAGGTTCGGCCACTTGCGAGAGGTCGTCTCGAAGGTATCGCCGTGAAGGTGGGCGACCGCGTTCAGAAGGGTCAGATATTGGCCCGCTACGACAACATCGAAGCCGGCGAACTGGCTTCCCAATACGCTTCTGCGCGAGCCGAGTTGGCCCGTCTGAACGTGCAGTTCGCCGCGCTGGCCAAACAGACAGAAAGAATCAAGAGCCTCTCCGAGATTGGCGCAGCCCCTAAGAAAGACTACGAGATGAGCCTCGCTGAGCAGCAGGGTGTCGAGCAGAACACCCGTTCCCAGGAAAGTGTTCTAGCGGGTATTTCGGCGCGTCTCAGACGCTTTGGTGTATCGCCCGGAGACGCGCAAGGCGGGTTAACGGCTACCATCGCGGCGCCGTTCGAAGGTGTGGTTATCAAGGTAAACGCCGCTCCGGGGAAGGTCGTCGAGCCAGCCGACGAGTTGTTCACCATAGCCGACCTTTCGCAGGTCTGGGTCCAGGCCGAGGTGTATGAAAAGGATCTCGGCCGCATTCGCGTCGGTCAGCCCGCCACGATCACAGTAGACACTTACCCTGGCGAGCGCTTCATCGGACGGATCACCTATATCGCTGACTTTCTCGATCCGCAAACGAGAACTGCGCGTGTTCGATGCGCCGTTGCCAATCCCTCCATTCGGCTCAAGCTGGACATGTTCGCCTCGGTGCAACTCCCGACCACTTTCAGCCGGGAGGCAGTGTCTGTTCCACAGGGTGCGCTCCAACAGCTTGACGGCAAGTCGGTTGTCTTTGTTCGCAAGACCCCGACGACTTTCGAGACTCGCACCGTGAAGGTCGGCAACACCGTTCTGAACCAAACCGAGATTCTCGAAGGACTGAAACCGGCCGAGCCGATTGTGGTGCAGGGTGCCTTCCATCTCAAGTCGATCATTGCCGGCAAGGAACTCGGGGAGGAATAG
- a CDS encoding TolC family protein produces the protein MRFVLRVSLCLGGLCALLSAQGPETKQLLVVDDLIQRAVDRSRDLLALRQRIAEAKGLQRQAGAKPVPTLEFSASTGRPLATKGEEEYSAGYFYPLETAGKREKRVRVADKEVQLAEAELAERVRQIMFEIKSRFADAVAEQRKLEVIDQLIQVNRDAIRLTQARVDQGDAAPLERDLLAVESSRAEALRASIAGRLKTDLLDLRRLSALDAVEAVSPRNFPAAPTSAMAVPELERQALKIRPDLLIARLLEEEGRASLDLAEAEGKPNVTLSARYARRNSRFDDQLGLSSSGAPAQLRDRDDIVTLGVSIPLLNRNRNLGNIEAAAARQTGARLRRQYLESAVPIEVQAAWERYVAARNALGVYNQGIVEQSEKNLNVIRQAYTLGQLRILDVLNEQRRMIDAQLSAIDASAEEARALAELVRAVGGNLP, from the coding sequence ATGAGATTCGTGCTCCGAGTGTCTTTGTGTCTCGGTGGGCTTTGCGCGCTTTTATCGGCGCAAGGACCCGAGACCAAACAGCTCTTGGTTGTTGATGATTTGATCCAGCGAGCGGTCGACCGCAGTCGTGATCTATTGGCGTTACGCCAAAGGATCGCCGAAGCAAAGGGACTTCAGCGCCAAGCGGGAGCCAAGCCGGTCCCCACGCTTGAGTTCAGCGCCTCGACTGGACGCCCGCTGGCTACAAAAGGGGAGGAGGAGTACTCGGCCGGGTACTTCTACCCACTGGAAACCGCTGGTAAGCGCGAGAAGAGAGTTCGCGTCGCCGACAAGGAGGTGCAACTGGCGGAAGCTGAACTGGCCGAGCGCGTCCGCCAGATCATGTTTGAGATCAAGAGCCGATTCGCCGATGCTGTTGCTGAACAGCGGAAACTCGAAGTGATCGACCAATTGATTCAGGTGAATCGGGATGCGATTCGGCTCACCCAGGCTCGCGTCGATCAAGGCGATGCGGCACCTCTTGAACGGGATCTTTTGGCTGTGGAATCGAGCCGGGCTGAAGCCCTTCGGGCTTCAATCGCGGGTCGCCTCAAGACTGATTTGTTGGATTTGAGGCGACTTTCCGCTCTCGATGCCGTGGAAGCTGTCAGCCCACGAAACTTTCCCGCCGCGCCGACGTCCGCGATGGCCGTCCCCGAGTTGGAACGCCAGGCTCTCAAGATCCGGCCCGATCTTCTGATCGCGCGTTTGCTGGAGGAAGAAGGCAGGGCTTCCCTAGACTTGGCGGAGGCCGAGGGAAAGCCAAACGTTACTCTCTCCGCGCGCTACGCCCGGCGGAATTCGCGCTTCGATGACCAGTTGGGCCTTTCTTCATCCGGAGCCCCGGCACAACTACGCGACCGGGACGACATCGTGACGCTAGGAGTTAGCATTCCACTGCTCAATCGAAACCGAAACCTCGGCAACATTGAGGCGGCTGCCGCTCGCCAAACCGGTGCTCGTCTTCGGCGGCAGTACCTGGAAAGTGCGGTCCCAATTGAGGTGCAAGCCGCCTGGGAACGGTACGTGGCCGCACGCAACGCTCTCGGAGTCTACAACCAAGGCATCGTCGAGCAATCCGAGAAGAATCTCAATGTCATTCGTCAGGCCTATACCCTTGGCCAACTTCGAATCCTCGACGTGCTGAATGAGCAGCGCCGAATGATTGATGCGCAGCTTTCCGCGATCGACGCCAGCGCGGAAGAGGCGCGCGCCCTAGCGGAATTGGTCCGGGCCGTTGGAGGGAACCTACCATGA